The Candidatus Deferrimicrobiaceae bacterium genomic sequence AGGAGATACTCGGTCGGATCATGCTCGCCCGCTCCGTGCGCGGCCGCTTCGGCGGCGAAGGCGGCCGCCTTTTGCCCGCCTTCGAAGATCGGGTCGAGCCAGTGCTCGAACTGGTTGGCCCCGCCAAGCGCGGCGGGAATGCCGATCCAGCCGCCGATGATCGATAACACCGCGAGGATGGACAACGGCAGCGTCATCGTCCAGGGCGACTCGTGGACGTGCGCCTCGACTTCCTTGTCCATGCGCGACTCGCCGAAGAAGGTCATGAAAACCAGGCGGAACATGTAGAAGGCCGTAATCCCCGCGGCAGCGGTGCCGACGAGCCAGAGGAACCGATTGCCGTGGTTCGGGTCACTGAACGCCTTCCACAGAATCTCGTCCTTCGAGAAGAACGCGGCCAGCGGCGGGATGCCCGCGATGGCGATGGTGGCGATGAACATCGTCCAGAAAGTGATCGGGAGATGCTTGCGCAGCGAACCCATCTTGCGCATGTCCTGCTCGCCCGACAGGGCATGGATCACCGAGCCGGAGCCGAGGAACAGCAGCGCCTTGAAAAAGGCGTGGGTCATCAGGTGGAAGATGCCCGCCCCGAACGCGCCGACGCCGCAGGCGAGGAACATGTAACCGAGCTGGGAGACGGTCGAGTAAGCCAGGACACGCTTGATGTCGGTCTGGCAGATGCCGATCGATGCGGCGAAGATCGCCGTGGCCGCCCCCACCGATGCGACGACGGTCATGGAAACCGGCGCCAGCATGAACAGGGCGTTGGAGCGCGCGACCATGTAGACGCCCGCGGTGACCATCGTGGCCGCGTGGATGAGGGCCGAGACCGGAGTGGGGCCTTCCATGGCATCGGGCAACCAGACATAGAGGGGAAGCTGCGCTGATTTGCCGGTAGCGCCCAGGAACATGAGCAGCGTGATGGCGGTCGCGAGCCCCGCGGTCAGGATGCCGGATTGCTGGAGCATCGGGATCCGGGCGAAGACCTCGGTGTAGTTGAGCGTGCCGAAGTTCCAGAAGACGAGGAACATCGCGAGCAGGAAACCGAAGTCGCCGATGCGGTTGACGACGAACGCCTTCTTGCCGGCGTCGGACGCGCTCTTCTTCTCGTACCAGAATCCGATGAGCAGGTAGGAGCACAGCCCCACGCCTTCCCAGCCGACGAACATGAGCAGGTAACTGGAGCCGAGCACCAGCGTGAGCATCGAGAACATGAACAGGTTGAGGTAGACGAAGTAGCGGGCGACGGCCGGCTCGTGCGACATGTAACCGACAGAGTAGACGTGGATCAGGAACCCGACGCCGGTAACGACCAGGATCATGACGGCCGAGAGCGGGTCGAGCTGGAGTGCCGCGGTGACGTCGAGTCCCCCCGACTGGATCCAGGTGAACAGCGGTTTCACCACGGTCCGGGCCTCGGCGGGCATCTGCGCCAGCTGGATGACCGAGAGGAGCGACACGACGAAGGCGGCGAAGATCATCCCGGGGGCGATGACGGCCACGAGCTTCCGATATCCGGGCGTTTCGTGATGGCCGCCGTGGGCGTCGTCATGCCCACCGTGGCCATGGTCGTCGTTCCCGTGCCCTTCGGCAGGCAGAAGCAACGGCCGCTCGGCGACGAGGGCGATGACCCCGTTGATGAGAACGCCGGCCAGCGGAAATGCGAGGATCAGCCAGAGGTATTCGTGAATGTTGCTTACCATTTCAGCACGCTCAGCTCGGTGATATCGATCGTTTCCTTGATCCGGTAGATCGCGATCAGAATCGATAAGCCGACGGCGGCTTCGGCCGCGGCCACCGTCATGACGATGAAGGCGAACACGCCGCCCGTCGGATCGCCCAGGTAGGAGCCGGTTGCGACGAGCGCCACGTTGACTCCGTTGAGCATCAGCTCGACGCTCATCAAAATGATGAGGGCGTTCTTACGGACCACGACGCCGATGGCGCCGATGCCGAACAGCAGCGCTGACAGGACAAGGTATGCGGAAGGTTCCATCATCGTCTCGAATCCCTCAGATCTTCTTTTTCGCGAGGACAACCGCGCCGACCACCGCTGCGAGCAGCAGGACCGACGTGACCTCGAAGGCCAGCAGGTAATCGGTGAAAAGCGCGTGTCCGATGGCTTCGACCGAACCCGAATCCTTGACGGCCAGGGGCGAGGCCGAGAGACGCCGGCCGGCCACCGCCGCCTCGACCATGAACAATCCGGCCGTCACGACGCCGAGCAATCGGTAAACCGTCATCTTCTCGACCGGAAGCTTGTCCTGCGGCACGTTGATCAGCAGGATGACGAAGATGAACAGGACGATGACCGCCCCGGCATAGACGATCACCTGGATCACGGCCAGGAAGTGCGCCTGACGAAGGGCGAAGAGCGCGGCGACCGCAAAGAGCGACAGGATCAGCGAAAGGGCAGCGGACATCGGGCTCTTGCGGGTGACGACCATGAGCGCGCCCGCAACCGCGACGGCGCCGAACAGGGTAAAGAGAATGGGTTCCATGTCGGCCTATTTCTCCAGGAGATCGTCGATCGAGAAGACGAACTTTTCCCGGGCGTCGTCGGGCGGGGTGAACCAGCCCGTGTCCATCCGGATCGCATCGCACGGGCAAGCCTCGACGCAGAGCCCGCAGAAAATGCAGCGCAGGTGATCGATGTCGAAGCTGACGGGCACCTTCTCGATGTCGGGGTTGGGCGACTCGCCGGCCACGATCGTGATGCAATTCGCCGGGCAGGCCGTCTGGCAGCAATAGCAGGCGACGCAGCGCGGCGTGCCGTCGGGCCGCTTCATCAGGCGGTGTTTGCCGCGAAAGCGGGCCGGCATGACGCGCCGCTCCTCAGGGTATTCGTAGGTGTAGATTCCCTCGTCGTGAACGAGGTTGTGCAGCAGGTGCCCTATCGTCACGCCGAGGCCCTTGACGATCTCGACGAGATAAAGGCTCTCGCTGAGAGACATGTTTTCGGGCCGGGAGACTTTCTTGATTCCGATGGTCATGGTCGTTAGAACCTGCCTCGATCGATCAGGAGCAGGATGAGCCCCGTCACGAAGATGTTGATGAGCGAGAGCGGCAGCATCACCTTCCAGCCCAGCCGCATGACCTGGTCGTACCGGAACCGGGGGATCGTCCAGCGGACCCAGATGAAGAGCCAGGCGAAGAAGAGCAGCTTCGCCATGAACGCCCCGATCCTGAGCAGCAGGACCAGCGCGGAGGGGAGCTGCACCCAGAGGCTGGCCGGAGTCCCGAGGCCCTGGTCGGTGAGGAACGGAAGCTGCCATCCGCCGAAGAAGAGCGACGTGATGACGGCGGACCCGACCACGACATGGACGTATTCGGCCATCATGAACATGGAAAACTTGAAGGATGCGTACTCGGTGTGGTAACCCGCGACGAGCTCGGATTCGCCTTCGGGAAGGTCGAAGGGCGTCCGGTTGGACTCTGCGTAAAGTGCGACGATGAAGATGATGAAACCGAGCGGCTGGACGATGATGCCCCACTTGGGGATAAACCCGAAGATCAGGTCGCCCTGACCCTTGACGATCTCGGAGAGCTGGACCGACTGGAACACCATCAGGATGCCGATGATGGATAGACCCATCGTGACTTCGTAGGAAAGCATCTGGGCCGAGGCGCGCAGGCTGCCGAGGAGTGGGAATTTGCTCCCGGAGGCATAGCCGGCAAGGATGACGCCGTAGACCGCCATCCCGCCCATCGCGAACAGGTAGAGAATGCCGACGTTGAGCGGCGCCCCCTGGAGCGCATAACTCTTGCCCATGATGCTGACATCGGGGCCGAAAGGCACGACCGCGAACGTCATGAACGCCGCGGCAACCCCGAACATCGGCGCCATCTGGTAGAAGAGCCGGTGGGCGTGGTCGGGGATGAAATCTTCCTTGAAAAGGAACTTGATCGCATCGGCCAGCGGGTGGAACATGCCGCCGAGCGTGATCCCGGCGATGGACGCGCGATTGGGGCCGCGGCGGTCCTGGATGTAGCCTGCGCCCTTGCGCTCTGCCCAGACGAGGACAGGCACGAGCATGAGCGGGAAAAACATCGATATGAGGACACGGACGACCGATACCGTCAGATCAAGCATTTCCGGCCTCCGACACGTTCTGGCCTTGCTCGCCGAGCGTCTCGTAGGTCATTCCGGAGAACGGCGGCAGTACGGCGGCAAGCGCCGAGAACACGGCAGCCTCGTCGTCGTCTTTCCATCCGGCGCCAAGCCGGTTTGCGATGCCGGCCACGATCTCGATCTCGGGCCTGGCGTTGCCGCGAAGGGGAATGCCCGCGAAGAAGCGCTGCACGCGCCCCGCGAAGCTGGTGAACGTCCCACCGCGTTCGAAAACCGTGGCCGAGGGGAGGACCGCCTGAGCCGCCCGGGAAAGGGCGCTCTCGTTCGATCCGACCACGGCAACGAACGGCACGGCCGACAGCAGCGTGGCGACTTCGTTGTCGCCCAAGTCTCCCAGCACGTTCCCGAACAGCAGCAGCGCCTTGATCTTCTTGTCTGCGATCTTCTGGAGCAGGGCGTCGAAGTCGGCGTCGGAGATGCCGACCAGCTTCGCGCCCCGGCTGTTGGGGTTCTTGTCAGCCTTGATGAGGAAGTCGTCGGCGAAGCCGTCGCCCGCGACCCTGGGCGTGAACGCCAGGTTCGACGTGCGCAGGACCTCGGCCGCCAGACGCCTGAGAAGGAAAAGCGATTCGTTGGAGGACTTTGGCGAGGCGATCACGGCGACCGATTCGGCCCCGCCGTTCTCGATGGCCTCCTGGAACTTGTAGGCCACGTCCGCGAGGGCAGCGTCCCACCCCGGGGTCCGGTCGGAGCCGCCCTGCCGAAGCGTCGGCTCGACGAGCCGCGCCTCGTTGGCCTTCTTGTATTCGAGACGCCCGAAATCGCACATCCAGGTCTGGTTGACGGCGTCGTTCTGCCGTGGCTTGACGCGGTACATCGTCTCGGCGCGATAGTACGCGTCGATGTTGCACCCGTTCGCGCAGCCGGTGCAGACCGACTTCGTGGAGGCGAGGAACCAGACGCGGCACTTGAAGCGGAAGTCCTTGCTCGTCAGGGCGCCGACCGGGCAGATGTCGGCCAGGTTGCCGGTGTAGTTGTTGTCGAGCGGCCGCCCCGGGAAGATCGAGATCTCGGAGTGGTTGCCCCGCTGGCAGATTTCGAGCTCGCCCGTCTTGGTGACTTCGTTGAGGAAGCGCACGCAACGGGAACAGAGGATGCACCGCTCGGAATCGAGCATGATCTGCCCGCCGATGTCCTGGTGCTTGGTCTTGCGCACCTTGTCTTCGAGCGCAAACCGGCTCTTGTGGAGCCCGTACTTCATGTAGTAGTCCTGCAGCCCGCACTCGCCCGCCTGGTCGCAGATGGGGCAGTCGACCGGGTGGTTGACGAGCAGGAACTCGAGGACGCCGGTGACCGCCTTGCGCACCTTCTCGTTGTCGGTATAGACGACCATCCCCTCGGTGACCGTCGTGGAGCAGGCGGTCATCAGCTTGGGCGCCTTCTCGACCTCGACCAGGCACATTCGGCAGCTCCCGGCGATGGGCAGCTTCGGATGGTAGCAGTAGGTCGGGATCTCGATCCCGACCTGCTTGGCCGCATTGAGGATGGTGGTCCCTTCGGGGACCTCGACCTGGATACCGTTCAGTGTGATATTAGGCATGGGCACTCTGGAATTTGTTCCCGTATGGGCATTTCTGGTCGCGGATGTGTTGTTCGAATTCGTCGCGGAACTTGGCGAGGAACGACTTGACCGGCACGCTGGCCGCCTCGGAGAGCGGGCAGATGGTGCGGCCCATCATGTTGTCGCAAAGGTCGAGCAGCAGCTCGATATCGCCCTGCTTCCCCTTGCCGTTCTCGATCCGGGTGACGATGGTCTTGAACCAGCCCGTGCCCTCGCGGCACGGCGTGCACTGGCCGCAGGACTCGTGCGCGTAGAAGTTCATCAGGACGTTGAGGATGCGCACCATGCAGGTGCCCTCGGGGATGACGATGATGCCGCCCGACCCCGACGCGCTGCCGATCTTGGCCATCGACTCGATGTCGTAGGCGACGTCGATCTCGTCGGGCCGCAGGATCGCGGTAGACGAGCCGCCCGGGATGACCGCCTTGAGCGCCTTTCCGTCCTTGATGCCCCCGCAGTGCTTGTAGATGATGTCCTTGAGGTTGGTGCCGCACGGCAGCTCGTAGACGCCCGGCTTCTCGACCCAGCCCGAGACGCCGATGAGGCGCGTGCCGCCGTTCTTCTCGCTTCCGAGCGCTGCGAATTTCTCGCCGCCGTTGTTGATGATCCAGGGGACATCGGCCAGCGTCTCGACGTTGTTGACGATGGTGGGAAGGCCGAAGGCGCCGACGACGGCAGGGAACGGCGGCTTGAGACGAGGCCAGCCCCGCTTGCCCTCGAGCGAGTTGATGAGCGAGGTTTCCTCGCCGCAGACGTAGGCGCCGGCCCCGCGGTGGACCGTGAGGTCGAGGTCGAACCCGCTGCCCAAAATGTTCTTGCCAAGGTAGCCCTTGGAATACGCCTCGTCGATCGCTTCGTTGAGGATGCGCGCCTCGCGGACGAACTCGCCGCGGATGTAGATGTAGGCCTGGTGGGCGTTGAGGGCGAACGCCGCGATCGCGATGCCCTCGACGAGCAGGTGCGGCCCGCGCGACATGATGAGGCGGTCCTTGAACGTGCCCGGCTCGCCTTCGTCGGCGTTGACGACAAGGACGCGGGGACGGTCGTTCTTGGGCAGGAAGCCCCACTTGACGCCGGCCGGGAAGCCTGCGCCGCCGCGCCCGCGCAAGCTGGCCTTCTTGACCTCGTCCATGATCGCGTCGGGCGTCATGGTATAGGCCTTGCGCTGCGCCGCGTAACCGCCCAGCTCCTGGTAGGTGCCGATGGCGCGGTACTGGTCGTTTCCGAAATGGGTAGTCAGGACGAGTTCCATCGTGGTTTCCGGGCTCCTCCTACTTGAGACCGTCGAGGATCGAATCGATCTTCGCCGCCGTCAGGTTCTCGTAGTAATCGTCGTTGATCATCATGACCGGGGCGGTTCCGCAGGCGCCCAAACACTCGACCTTGGCCAGCGTGAACTTTCCGTCGGCCGTCGTCTGGCCGGGCTTTACGCCCAGCTTGCCGGAAACGTGGTCGATCAGGTGCTCGGCGCCCAGGAGCGAGCAGGCGATGTTTCGGCAGACCTGGACATGGTACTTGCCCACCGGCTTGCGGTTGTACATCGTGTAGAAGGTGGCGACGCCCTCGATGCGTGCGGCCGAAAGGCCGAGCAGCCCGGCGACATATTCGATGCCCTCGCTGGTCACGTCGCCGTATTGCTGCTGGACCAGGTGCAGGGCGGGCAGGATCACCGCCTCCCGGTCCGGGTAACGGGTCAGGAGCCGCTCGAATTCCTTCTGGTTCTCTTCGGAAAATGCGACGCTCACCGGTCAAGCTCCCCTGCGATGATATTGACGCTGCCCAGGACGGCTACGAGGTCGGCAAGCATCTGCCCCTCGCAAAGGGTCGGCATCCCCTGGAACATGTTGAGGCAGGGGGGCCGCACCTTGATCTTGTATGGGCCGCCTCCGCCCTTGCTCACGATATAGAAGCCCAGCTCGCCGTTGGCGGTCTCGGTGGCGTCGTATACCTCGCCCGCGGGGACCTGGATCCCCTCCATGATGAACTTGAAGTGGTTCATCAGCCCTTCGATGTTGCCATAGACGTCGTCCTTGCGCGGGATCATGAACCGGGGATCGTCGATGTTGATCGGCCCGCCCGGAAGCTGGTCAAGCGCCTGCCCGATGATCCGGACGGACTGCCGCATCTCTTCCATACGGACCATGTAGCGGTCGAGCGTGTCCCCGGTCTCGCCGACGGGAATATCGAAATCGAACCGGTCGTAGACCAGGTAGGGCTGGTCCTTGCGCAGGTCGAGCGGCACGCCGGTCGCCCGCAGGCAGGGGCCGGTGAAACCGAGCGCGATCGCCTTCTCGGCCGTGATCGGACCGACATCTTTTGCCCGCTCTATGAAGATCCGGTTCTTGGTGAGCAGCGCGTTGACGTCGGCCAGTGCCTTGAGGATCGGCCCCTCGATGAACGCGCGAACCCGATCGGTCCAACCCTCGGGGACATCGGCCGCAAACCCGCCGATGCGGGCAAAAGTAGTCGTGAGCCGGGAACCGCAGACTTCCTCGATAAGCTTGTAGATCTCCTCGCGCGGAGCCCAGAAATACCAGAAATTCGTGAGCGCCCCCATGTCGAGCACGTTGGTGCAGACACACACGAGATGGTCCATGATCCGGTTGAGCTCGGCGAGGATGACACGGACATACTGACACCGTTCGGTCACTTGGAGGCCGCAAAGCTTTTCGACGGCCATCGCGTAGCCGATGTTGTTGGCCAACGGGGAAACGTAGTTCAGCCGGTCGGTGTAGGCCACGACCTGGGTCCAGGTTGCCGCCTCGCACTCTTTTTCGAAGCCGCGGTGCAGGTACCCGAACTCGGGCTCGAGCTTCAGGACCGTCTCGCCGTCGAGCTCGGTGATGAAGCGGAGCGTCGCGTGGGTCGCCGGATGCGACGGGCCGATGTTGATCCGCATCGGCTCGGTCTGGAGGTCGAGCTTGTCGTGGGTCCTCTGTCTTGCGATGAGTTCTGCCATGTCCCTTTACTCTTCCGGTCCGATGGTGGGCTGACGCTTCTTTTTCGGGTAATCCTTGCGGAGCGGGTAGCCGACGAACGTTTCGGGATTCAGGATGCGCCGCAGGTCGGGATGATTGTTGAAGCGGATGCCGTACATGTCGAAAGCTTCCCGCTCGTACCAGTTCATCCCGGTCCAGACACCGGCAACGGAGTCGATCGTCGGGTCTTCGGCCGAAACGCGCGCCTTGATCCGGAGCCGGCTCTTGTGCTCCAGGGAAAAGAGGTGATAGACCACCTCGAAGCGGGGCTCCTCGCCGAGGTAATCGACGCCGGTCAGGTCCATCGCAAAGTTGAAGCGCATGTCAGGATCGTCGCGGAGGAACGTGCAGATCTCGACGATCCGCTCGCGTGCGACCTGAGCCGTGGCGTCTCCGAAGTCGGAATGGGTGGCCAGGATCGCATTTCCGAAATGCGACGCCAACTTCTCGAGAACGATCTTGTTTCGCTGTTCGGTCATGATTTACCCGTCAGACCGTCCGACCTTCGGCGGCCCAGCGTTCGGCCGCGCGCGGGGCGCCGGTTTCGATGAGTTTCTGGAGATTCACGATCGCGTCGATGACGCTTTCGGGGGTGGGGGGGCATCCGGGGATGTAGACGTCGACCGGGAGGATCTGGTCGATTCCCTGGAGGACGCTGTAGTTGTTGTAGAAGCCGCCCGAACAGGCGCAAGCGCCCATCGACACGACCCACTTGGGCTCGAGCATCTGCTGGTAGATGCGCTTGAGGACAGGCGCCATCTTGTAGTTGATGGTTCCGGCCACGAGCAGCACGTCGGCCTGGCGGGGGGAGAAACGGACGACCTCGGCTCCGAAGCGCGAAGCATCGTAATGGGTGCCGAGCACCGCCATCACCTCGATGCCGCAGCATGCCGTTGCGAACGTAAAGGGGTAGAGCGAATACTTCCGCCCCCAGGCGAGCAGCGATTCGAACGTGGTCAGCGAATAGGCGGGGGCGCCGCCGCCCGGTTGCGCCTGCGATTCTACTGCCATTCCAGAGCTCCCTTTTTCCAGACGTAGATCAACCCGACAAGAAGGATGCCGAGAAAGACAACCATTTCGACGAAACCGAACAGCCCGAGCGACCGGAAGAGGATCGCCCATGGGTAAAGGAACGCGGACTCGAGATCGAACAGCAGGAACAGGATGGCGATAAGGTAGAACTTGACGGACACCCGGATCTGGGAACCGGTGAACGGGTCGACGCCGCACTCGTAGACGTCGAACTTGACCTTGTCGTATCGCTTGACGCCAAGCGCCTGCGAAAGCGCAACGAAACCGATCGACATCGCGACTGCGATGACCAGCATCAACAGAACCGGGAAGTACGGGTTCGAAAACTGGATCGTGGACAGGTAACCGGTCATAAGGTCGTCACCTTTTCCCTAGAACGCGCTCAATTTGCTGGATGCTTCGGCGGCCATGCGGATAACGGGTTCCCAATATACACCAAGCAACACGGTCGGGACCATGAAAATCAGGACCAGCGCGGAGGCCAGCGGAGAAACGGAAAGCTCGGTCGTATCGACCGCCTTATCGAGGAACATCGCCTTGACGACACGCGCGTAATAGTAAAGCGAGACGGCGCTGTTGAGCGCTGCGACGATGGCCAGCCAGTAGATGCCCTTGGAGACGAGGGCGGCGAACAGGTAGACCTTGCCGATGAACCCGGCGAACGGCGGGATTCCGGTCAAGGAGAAGAGAAACAGGGCGAACGCGACTGCCAGGAACGCCGAGCGGCTTCCCATGCCCCGGTAGTTCTCGATCTCTTCGCTATTGGTCCGGTTCGCGACCAGGAGAACGATGTAGAAGGCGCCGAGATTCATGAACAGGTAGGTGACGAGATAGAAGAGGATGGCCTGGACGCCCAGAGGTGAAAGCACCACGAAGCCCATCAGCATGTAGCCGGCGTGGGCGATCGAGGAGTAGGCGAGCAGCCGCTTGACGTTAGTCTGCTTGATCGCGACCAGGTTGCCGACGGTCATCGTGACGGCCGACAGCACCGCGAAGAGCATCGGCCAGTCGACGGCTGCGGTGGCTTTCCAGAGGCCCGTGACCGCGTCCTGTGCGGCGAAATTCGAGAAGAAGAATCGGATGAGAAGCCCGAAGCCCGCGGCCTTGGGACCGACCGAGAGGAACGCGGTGATCGGCGTGGGAGCGCCTTCGTAAACGTCGGGGCTCCACATGTGGAACGGGACCGCCGCGATCTTGTAACCGAAGCCGACCGTGACCAGTGCAACCGAAAGCGCGACCGGAACGAGCGGGACGGTGCCAGAGGCCAGCACCCGGGCGATCTCGGAGAAGTGGGTCGACCCCGACACGCCGAACAGCAAGGAGAAGCCGTAGATCATGGAGCCCGAGGCGGTGCCGCCGTAGACCACGTATTTCATCGCGGCCTCGGTCGATTTCTTCTCGCCCTTCAGGTAGCCGGCCAGAAGATAGGACGGGATCGACACGAGCTCGAGCGAGACGTAGAGCATGACGAGGTCGGTCGAGGAAACCAGGGTAAACATCCCCAGAAGCACGGAAACGAGGAAGATGTAGTATTCGGCTTGGGTACGCCCGCAAAGATCCTTGCTCTGGACCGACATCAGGATGACGAAAAGCGTGGTCAGCGACATCAGCACCTTGAAGAAGGTGGCGAAGGCGTCGGTGGCGACCATGCCCTCGAAGAGCCCCGACCCGTTCCCCGGCGCGGAGATGCTCGCCAGGACCAGCGCCGCCCCCACGCCGACCAGCGAAAGAATCGCGGCCGAGGAGGATGTGCGATCCTTTCCGGCCACGTGGACGAGGACAAGCAGGAGCACGGTCGCCGTCAGCGCGAACTCGGGAAGGAAATATTGGATGGAGCCGAGGTTGTCGAGCAACATTTACATCACCATTTTGACGACGTCGACCAGTTTCACCATGGACGCGTTCATGAGGTTGAGGATCGGCATCGGATAGCAACCGATGAACAGGGCCGCGACCGCGAGCGGGACGAGCGTGAACAGCTCGCGGCCGTTGATCTCGGCCAGTCCGGCGTATTTCGGGTTGAGGGGGCCGAGGAACACGCGCTGGAGCGCCCAGAGATGGTAGGCCGCCCCGATGATGATGCCGAACGTAGAGATGATGACAAGCGCCTTGAAACCGGCGAAGGCGGCGGAGAACGCCCCGAGGAACACCAGCTGTTCGGCGAGGAACCCCGGGAGACCCGGCAGGCCGAGGGAGCCGAAGAAAGCGACGGTCACGAAGAAGGTGTAGACCGGGACAACCGCGGCGATGCCGCCGAAGCCGTCGATCTGGCGATGGTGCGCCCGGTCGTAGACGACGCCGACCAGGAGGAACAGCATGGAAGTGACGATGCCGTGCGC encodes the following:
- the nuoD gene encoding NADH dehydrogenase (quinone) subunit D, with the translated sequence MAELIARQRTHDKLDLQTEPMRINIGPSHPATHATLRFITELDGETVLKLEPEFGYLHRGFEKECEAATWTQVVAYTDRLNYVSPLANNIGYAMAVEKLCGLQVTERCQYVRVILAELNRIMDHLVCVCTNVLDMGALTNFWYFWAPREEIYKLIEEVCGSRLTTTFARIGGFAADVPEGWTDRVRAFIEGPILKALADVNALLTKNRIFIERAKDVGPITAEKAIALGFTGPCLRATGVPLDLRKDQPYLVYDRFDFDIPVGETGDTLDRYMVRMEEMRQSVRIIGQALDQLPGGPINIDDPRFMIPRKDDVYGNIEGLMNHFKFIMEGIQVPAGEVYDATETANGELGFYIVSKGGGGPYKIKVRPPCLNMFQGMPTLCEGQMLADLVAVLGSVNIIAGELDR
- the nuoE gene encoding NADH-quinone oxidoreductase subunit NuoE, whose protein sequence is MSVAFSEENQKEFERLLTRYPDREAVILPALHLVQQQYGDVTSEGIEYVAGLLGLSAARIEGVATFYTMYNRKPVGKYHVQVCRNIACSLLGAEHLIDHVSGKLGVKPGQTTADGKFTLAKVECLGACGTAPVMMINDDYYENLTAAKIDSILDGLK
- the nuoF gene encoding NADH-quinone oxidoreductase subunit NuoF, producing MELVLTTHFGNDQYRAIGTYQELGGYAAQRKAYTMTPDAIMDEVKKASLRGRGGAGFPAGVKWGFLPKNDRPRVLVVNADEGEPGTFKDRLIMSRGPHLLVEGIAIAAFALNAHQAYIYIRGEFVREARILNEAIDEAYSKGYLGKNILGSGFDLDLTVHRGAGAYVCGEETSLINSLEGKRGWPRLKPPFPAVVGAFGLPTIVNNVETLADVPWIINNGGEKFAALGSEKNGGTRLIGVSGWVEKPGVYELPCGTNLKDIIYKHCGGIKDGKALKAVIPGGSSTAILRPDEIDVAYDIESMAKIGSASGSGGIIVIPEGTCMVRILNVLMNFYAHESCGQCTPCREGTGWFKTIVTRIENGKGKQGDIELLLDLCDNMMGRTICPLSEAASVPVKSFLAKFRDEFEQHIRDQKCPYGNKFQSAHA
- a CDS encoding NADH-quinone oxidoreductase subunit J, coding for MEPILFTLFGAVAVAGALMVVTRKSPMSAALSLILSLFAVAALFALRQAHFLAVIQVIVYAGAVIVLFIFVILLINVPQDKLPVEKMTVYRLLGVVTAGLFMVEAAVAGRRLSASPLAVKDSGSVEAIGHALFTDYLLAFEVTSVLLLAAVVGAVVLAKKKI
- the nuoL gene encoding NADH-quinone oxidoreductase subunit L is translated as MVSNIHEYLWLILAFPLAGVLINGVIALVAERPLLLPAEGHGNDDHGHGGHDDAHGGHHETPGYRKLVAVIAPGMIFAAFVVSLLSVIQLAQMPAEARTVVKPLFTWIQSGGLDVTAALQLDPLSAVMILVVTGVGFLIHVYSVGYMSHEPAVARYFVYLNLFMFSMLTLVLGSSYLLMFVGWEGVGLCSYLLIGFWYEKKSASDAGKKAFVVNRIGDFGFLLAMFLVFWNFGTLNYTEVFARIPMLQQSGILTAGLATAITLLMFLGATGKSAQLPLYVWLPDAMEGPTPVSALIHAATMVTAGVYMVARSNALFMLAPVSMTVVASVGAATAIFAASIGICQTDIKRVLAYSTVSQLGYMFLACGVGAFGAGIFHLMTHAFFKALLFLGSGSVIHALSGEQDMRKMGSLRKHLPITFWTMFIATIAIAGIPPLAAFFSKDEILWKAFSDPNHGNRFLWLVGTAAAGITAFYMFRLVFMTFFGESRMDKEVEAHVHESPWTMTLPLSILAVLSIIGGWIGIPAALGGANQFEHWLDPIFEGGQKAAAFAAEAAAHGAGEHDPTEYLLMGLSVAVGIIGICVAYYFYMAHREKPAQIAEANPNLYRAVYNKYFVDEFYEWLVVRRLVSWSEWLWQMFDARFIDGIVNGIANTVRNAGDETRKVQTGVVGNYAFSILLGAVFILGYLIWR
- the nuoH gene encoding NADH-quinone oxidoreductase subunit NuoH gives rise to the protein MLDLTVSVVRVLISMFFPLMLVPVLVWAERKGAGYIQDRRGPNRASIAGITLGGMFHPLADAIKFLFKEDFIPDHAHRLFYQMAPMFGVAAAFMTFAVVPFGPDVSIMGKSYALQGAPLNVGILYLFAMGGMAVYGVILAGYASGSKFPLLGSLRASAQMLSYEVTMGLSIIGILMVFQSVQLSEIVKGQGDLIFGFIPKWGIIVQPLGFIIFIVALYAESNRTPFDLPEGESELVAGYHTEYASFKFSMFMMAEYVHVVVGSAVITSLFFGGWQLPFLTDQGLGTPASLWVQLPSALVLLLRIGAFMAKLLFFAWLFIWVRWTIPRFRYDQVMRLGWKVMLPLSLINIFVTGLILLLIDRGRF
- a CDS encoding 2Fe-2S iron-sulfur cluster-binding protein — encoded protein: MPNITLNGIQVEVPEGTTILNAAKQVGIEIPTYCYHPKLPIAGSCRMCLVEVEKAPKLMTACSTTVTEGMVVYTDNEKVRKAVTGVLEFLLVNHPVDCPICDQAGECGLQDYYMKYGLHKSRFALEDKVRKTKHQDIGGQIMLDSERCILCSRCVRFLNEVTKTGELEICQRGNHSEISIFPGRPLDNNYTGNLADICPVGALTSKDFRFKCRVWFLASTKSVCTGCANGCNIDAYYRAETMYRVKPRQNDAVNQTWMCDFGRLEYKKANEARLVEPTLRQGGSDRTPGWDAALADVAYKFQEAIENGGAESVAVIASPKSSNESLFLLRRLAAEVLRTSNLAFTPRVAGDGFADDFLIKADKNPNSRGAKLVGISDADFDALLQKIADKKIKALLLFGNVLGDLGDNEVATLLSAVPFVAVVGSNESALSRAAQAVLPSATVFERGGTFTSFAGRVQRFFAGIPLRGNARPEIEIVAGIANRLGAGWKDDDEAAVFSALAAVLPPFSGMTYETLGEQGQNVSEAGNA
- a CDS encoding NADH-quinone oxidoreductase subunit I, which gives rise to MTIGIKKVSRPENMSLSESLYLVEIVKGLGVTIGHLLHNLVHDEGIYTYEYPEERRVMPARFRGKHRLMKRPDGTPRCVACYCCQTACPANCITIVAGESPNPDIEKVPVSFDIDHLRCIFCGLCVEACPCDAIRMDTGWFTPPDDAREKFVFSIDDLLEK
- a CDS encoding NADH-quinone oxidoreductase subunit C, whose protein sequence is MTEQRNKIVLEKLASHFGNAILATHSDFGDATAQVARERIVEICTFLRDDPDMRFNFAMDLTGVDYLGEEPRFEVVYHLFSLEHKSRLRIKARVSAEDPTIDSVAGVWTGMNWYEREAFDMYGIRFNNHPDLRRILNPETFVGYPLRKDYPKKKRQPTIGPEE
- the nuoK gene encoding NADH-quinone oxidoreductase subunit NuoK; protein product: MMEPSAYLVLSALLFGIGAIGVVVRKNALIILMSVELMLNGVNVALVATGSYLGDPTGGVFAFIVMTVAAAEAAVGLSILIAIYRIKETIDITELSVLKW